A part of Myxococcus landrumus genomic DNA contains:
- a CDS encoding sulfite oxidase heme-binding subunit YedZ — MATTPHPWLNPAVTVGGLAPLVLMAVQGPGGGLGPNAIEAALNSTGLIALVLLVASLACTPLRFVTGWTWPARVRRTLGLLAFTYASAHALTYVVLDQGLSVSALVEELTERPFIFVGFAALMSMVPLAVTSTNAWVRRLGFPRWQRLHRLAYVAAVLGVVHFVWRVKKDVTEPMLYGAVLALLFALRVGEAMRKRRARAASAARNPA; from the coding sequence ATGGCCACCACCCCCCATCCCTGGCTCAATCCCGCTGTCACCGTGGGCGGCCTCGCGCCGCTGGTGCTCATGGCCGTGCAGGGGCCTGGAGGTGGGCTGGGCCCCAACGCCATCGAGGCCGCGCTCAACTCCACGGGGCTCATCGCGCTGGTGCTGTTGGTGGCGTCGCTCGCGTGTACGCCGCTGCGCTTCGTCACCGGGTGGACGTGGCCCGCGCGCGTGCGGCGCACGCTGGGACTGCTCGCCTTCACGTATGCGTCCGCGCACGCCCTCACGTATGTCGTGCTGGACCAGGGCCTCTCCGTGTCCGCGCTGGTGGAGGAGCTGACTGAGCGGCCCTTCATCTTCGTGGGCTTCGCGGCGTTGATGTCGATGGTGCCGCTGGCGGTCACTTCGACGAACGCGTGGGTGCGCCGCCTGGGCTTCCCTCGCTGGCAGCGTCTGCACCGGCTGGCCTACGTGGCCGCGGTGCTGGGCGTGGTGCACTTCGTGTGGCGGGTGAAGAAGGACGTCACCGAGCCCATGCTCTACGGCGCGGTGCTGGCCCTGCTGTTCGCCCTTCGCGTGGGGGAGGCGATGCGAAAACGCCGAGCCCGCGCCGCTTCGGCGGCCCGGAACCC